TTGAGCAATCTTCACTTCACTTAGCTTTGGAAGAGTCCCCCCCACGACGACTCTATTTATTTTTTCATCTTTTATGGCGTTTATTATGTTTTGTAGTCCTTGGCCACGCCAAAACTCGCTGCCTCTCGCCACGTAAACCACGCCTGAAATGTTTTTAACATAATTTGTCAAATCGTTGTAGTCTAAGATTTTAGAGAGTTGCTTTCCACTGTCAGCTAGGAACACTCCAACTTTAACTCTGTCCATTTTGAACCCTTCTCATCTTTTAATCATTTTCAATAGTCTTTTCTCGGCATCGTAAATCTTAACTTCCAGAGGCATCTCACCAATAGCAAAGTGGGTAGCACATGCAAAGCACGGGTCATAAGCTCTAAATGCCATTTCCACCCTGTTCAAAACCCCGTCACTGATTTCGCCGTTATGTATAAGTCCTTTAGCCGCGTTTTTAATGGACATGCAGATTCCTGGCGCATTGTGAGTTGTTGCCACTACTAAGTTAACTTTCTTGGCTAAGGCTTTTTCATCTAATATATAATGGTGGATTAATGTACCCCTAGCAGCCTCAACTATTCCAACTCCTTCGCCTGGATTTCTAGGCTTGTTTCTAATATCCTTGCTTGTGATTTCCTCGTCTCTAACCAATTCTAAAGCTCGTTCAGCGGCATACATGAGTTCTATCAGTCTGGCCCAATGGAAAGCCAAGGTGGCATGAACGGGTTTTCCACCGAGTGTTTTGTACATTCTCTCATACTCTTTTTGAGCTATGGGCGTTGCCATACCGTCCGCAGCATTCAGTCTTCCGAGAGGTCCAACTCTGTAGATGCCGCTGTCCGGTCCCGCTACCAAGCCTTTCCATCCGATTTTCTTGAGGTATGGAAATTTGACGTAGGTCCATGGTTCCACGTGCTCCTCGATAACATCTAGATATTCGTTTGGTGCGAATTTGACAAACTCTTCTCCTTTAGGGTCAACCACACGGACATCGCCGTCGTAGAAATTCACTTTGTTGTTTTTGTCAACAGTTCCCATGTAGTAGGTCTCCAATGCGTACGGTTCGCTTTT
Above is a genomic segment from Candidatus Bathyarchaeota archaeon containing:
- a CDS encoding Ni/Fe hydrogenase subunit alpha; translation: VANAYMIIPELRGFEKFCEGRRAEDLPIITTRICGVCPVAHHMAAAKACHAAFNVEPTETAKKLRELMYCGYIIYDHILHFYFLGGPDFIVGPDAPPEKRNILGVIEKVGLDIAKEVIKHRAYGQKITGILGGRPTHPVSALPGGVSKPLSEEERQEIEKMVRSCMEFAKFSLKIFDDVVLKNSDYVNLIKSEPYALETYYMGTVDKNNKVNFYDGDVRVVDPKGEEFVKFAPNEYLDVIEEHVEPWTYVKFPYLKKIGWKGLVAGPDSGIYRVGPLGRLNAADGMATPIAQKEYERMYKTLGGKPVHATLAFHWARLIELMYAAERALELVRDEEITSKDIRNKPRNPGEGVGIVEAARGTLIHHYILDEKALAKKVNLVVATTHNAPGICMSIKNAAKGLIHNGEISDGVLNRVEMAFRAYDPCFACATHFAIGEMPLEVKIYDAEKRLLKMIKR